CCTTGAAAACCTATTTACCAAAAtcgttctaattttatatattacccGCCATAAACAagaattacttacaaattatatacattccACCTTAAAAGGCTCACAATCCATTATTATTgccttcaatcaagggatttagttacaccctttttcttttttctctcatctctGCCCTCTTCTCTCCAGAATATTGGGACCAAAGATACTCCCAACAGTCAACATTTTTCACAAAACAAATCAAGTAATTGCAATTATTTCTTGCACCTTAGGACACTGTTCAGCTATTAAAGAATGAGAGAAAATTGTTAAGCCTAAAAGATGTGAAAACAATTAATATTTTTCCTTTAAAGCCTCATAGATTTTCTATACATTCTTTCGTTTCCTATAATTTAGTAGTTTGATATCGAAATTGACCAACTGTATTTGGTTTGGGTACGTATAGCTTCATACCAAACAAATGAGTACGTTTTAAATTGTTCACTTCTTATTTGGTCTCTACTAAATTGTAATTTGGTGTCTAATTATAGTCTTTCGAGATTATCATTGCGATGATCGAAAGAAAGCATAAAATTGCCAAACCTTTTGTCCCTCTAAATCTAAGTTAAACACTCCCATAAAATAATtcttattgattgacaattttaatttgaacaccaattgtgcaacatgaaaggaaattactaagttaaaacgattgaaatTCATTGATTAATTCTATTAAAACtctatacaacaagaaagcataaaaaaacatagaacatcaaatgaagaaaatttggagggggggggaggggggacagAAAAGGAGAGTAGAGagacgaagagagagagagagagagagagtgggcAAGTATAAGGGATACggaaataactgatattccttattcaattcctaatataaagggatactcatttaaaacttatttgtatataatttgtaaattGTTTATGACCATATAATTAAATTGAAATTTGAGTAGGGGGATAATAagatttcaaatagtgtataggaagatAAAAATCTCTTTTATTTAAGCACAATGTTATGTGGATTCAAGCATATAATTTGTCTATATTAAGTAAGGTTTCATATATTTATCATGGATTGCACTTCTATGTTGTTCTCCCTTTTCTGTTTCACTTGCGGAAGGAGAGAAATAAGAGGGtagcccggtgcacaaagcaCCCCGTGATCACGTAAGATCCGAGGAAGAGCCGCTCAGTGATGTAGGCAGCCTATCCTGACACAATCATCAATAGCTAATTCCACGGCTTAAACTCGTGACCTATATATATAGGTCACACAGAGAAACCACCTGGCTTTTTTGAGTTTTGGCTAGATATAGTACCTCAAATTCAAGAATGAAAACAAAAGATCCAGTTACTATGTGCTAAAGCATAATCAAAACCAAGCATGATCTTTCTGCTTTCACAATAAGCACCATAATCAAACAGAAGTTACCAGTTAACACCATTTAATAACCTAAGTATATAACTGAATTCTTCAATAGAGCTACATGTACACACTACACAATGGCAAACCCCACGCCCCCCTCCTTTCCTCCACTTCGAGCAGGGGAGGCGGGAGAGAGTGGAGGAGCAAATATTCCTACAGAAATTCACCTGATTAGTGCAGCTTGCTACAAGCTGAAGTTCCTAAATATCTTCCACAACAATGGAAGACTAACACAACAGGCTAAAGGTAATTAAAGATGGTGTCTACTCTACATACAAAGAAGGGTTGCAAGCATCCTCTTCCGCAAATTTCCTGCTGTACTATTGCCATCTTTTGGAAGACTTAACTGTAGAAGTGTTGCTGGCAGTGGATTTTTTAGAACCTGAGAAGCATAGAGAGGAAAAAGCAAAAGTTGGTACTCCTTAGGAACAAAAATAAGAATGCTTTAGAAAGAATGAAATAGTGCTACATTATTGTCATTTCTCTTCTCTAATTTGGAGAGCAttaacaaagaaggaaaataaaggcGAAAATCAAGAAATGAGAATCACATACTCGGGACTTTAGGGGTGCTCTTATGCAATGATGACAACCGAGAAGATCCTGTTTGCACCTTCTTTTGTGTGGGCCGTGGAAGTTTAGCAGGTACAGGAGGCCTGAATCATTTACCAGAAAAGAGAATAAGTCCTTTAATTTTGATGAGTGTCTTTAACAATGAGTTCAGTGCCAAAGCTTAGTCTCTTGCTTTTTCCGTTTAACTGTAagctgtctttgacaaaatactgtACTAAGAAAAGATGTGATCTAAAAGTCATGAAGTACATTTAAACTAGAAACGAGGAAGTGCAACTCCAAATTATATGAGATGCTCATTCAGAATGTAACCTGATGCCTATCTTCGGTTCTTTCTGTGAAGTTAAAATATGGATCAAAAATGAGAAAAGGAAAAAGGATAATTTCTATTACAAAGGCAGGTAAAGAACTTTTTCAGCACAAAAAGATACCAGATACGTGACCTCTCAACCTGAAGTACTACGGGAGGAGGAATTAGAGTTTCCACAAATTAATCAATATTCAAGAAAAAAGCCATTGAATTGTAAGGCAAGACCGCCAAAAAAGACAATCAGAGATGGCATAATGAACGTATATCTGTAGAATACTCACTTCTCTGGGGTCTCTGAAGGTGGCTTTGCCGTTTCTGGGAAAAGAGTGTATTCTACGATGCTATTGATTGAACCATCAGTCTCAGTTCCCATTGAAAGCACACCATCAGATATGTCACTTAATCTCTCTTCAGAATCTGCATCATCAAATCCGATGAGCACCACATCTTCATTAGGATTCTGACATTCTCCTCTAACAGTGGCCCTTGAATCAGTCTCTTCACCCAAATTTAGACCAGCATCTACTACAGCAAGCCTGGATTGTCTAAAGAAATCTCTGTGATGCCTAAAGTCATCCATTGATTGCTGAGAGCCAGTGTCAGATTGTCTGTCGCTGTATTCCGAACTATTGTCCACGTCAGAAGCAGCTTTCTGAGTAGGTCTTGAGCTTCTCTCTCCAGAAAATATTTGGCTTGCTCGTGGACCACCTAAAGAATGCCTTCTTGGAGAGGCAGAGCCATGCCTGGTTGAGCTCACACTACGCCTCTCACCATTGCCATTGGTTTTGAGAGCGCGCAGCCGCCCAATTTCCTCGTCCTTCTTTGCCATTGTGTTTTTTAAGTTAGCTACCTGAAAAATTACTATTCTATTTTCAGTTGTACTTTGTACATGACCATAACAAAGGAAACAGAAACATGGCAAGCATCATAAATCTGGTGTACTCGAGAGAAGAGTCAAGTGTAACAAGATTATTATTAAGACGGGGTTTTACTAGTAAATGCACAAATGTGATGTCGGATTTACAAAAAATAAGTATACAATACAACAGTAGATGCATGCAATGAAAAAGTAAGAGCAACTAGAATGACATTATCTACTGAACTGCTGATATTCATTAGAACATGCCATGAAGTACCTGATCCATAAGCTCTTTAATACCTCGACCCTCTTTATTATTCCGTGCTGCACCCAACTCCACTCCAGATACTCTCTCAGCAAACTTCAGGGTGCTTATGGTTTCTGAGTAGGACTCCACATCAGGATTGAGCTGTACAAACATAAGTGTCTTTGCCTGGCCTCCTGTAACATGTAATGAGCgaaaatcaagtaaacaaaggtTTAATAGGAAAGAGAAATAAAACTACTATCAAAGGAATAAAGCAATGTATTCAAATTTGAATTAACACTGAAGAGATATATAACTACCAAGGGAGCTTTGAAGAACTTGAGTTAGTTTACTATTTCTGTATGGCACATGAGAACTTTTTTGTGCCAATGCAAAGATCACATCTCCAAGAGCCGATAAGGATTTGTTTATATGTTGTGCTTCCCGTAAACGATCCCCTGTGGCTTCGGACCGATCTACTCTTTCACTGCCAGCCAGATCTACCAAATGCAAGCAACCTCGTAGAATAGCATTTGTTTCCAAGTCCATACCACGTACATGAACGGTAAGGATGCTGCATCACAGTCAGTTCAAATAAGCATGATGGCGTTGCAGAATGAGAATGATTGTCCACAATGTGAATAAACAGTTTTAGCATAAGAGCTAACCTATGAGACCGGCTGCTTCTTTCATTTAAAGCAGTAGCACCAACAGCTCTATTCATCAAGCCAGTATTCATCAATTCTAAGACATCTGCGGTTGATTTGACAGGATGCATGCTAGCATCTGGGACAGCTAATCCATTGGGCTGAGTAGTACTCCAAATCCCAAGTGTGCGCAAGTTAAAGAAAACATCCGGAAATATATGGCGTACATATTTCTGACATCTCCACTAACTATTGAATTGGAAAACTTGAATATATCTATATGATTACATCGAAGCAAAGTACTTCAAGGGAAATAAATGTgtagaaaaagaacaaagaaaaggTAAATAGCCAATGTATCAAAAACAAAAACGACAACTATGCCTCGGTCCTAAACAAGTTAGGGTCAACTATATGAAACCATACTGACCACGTTTCCATTTAAAATCAACTCATGTCATCATcacattaaataaaaataaaaaaaacattaaaaaaaatttaGGAAGGATATCGTTTTTGTGAAGTATCACTGCAAAGCAAGTCACGCACTTGCTCATTGTATATCTCAACCATTTGAACGCCAATTTCATATGCAATGGAGCTTTTCCTACTTTGGGAGATGTTGAATAGATCATTCAGAGCTCGATAGTTGACCCCCCAATCCTCCACCGATGACATGCTTGGACCACTCTAAAGGCAATTAAAAGGGACAAGGATGAGTAGAAGTGAAAAGCCAACTATATCtactaaataaattttataagtaTGTCCATACCATGGTATATGTTTTTCCGGAACCAGTCTGACCATAAGCAAAAATGCAGACATTGAACCCATCCAAAACAGACCTGATTAATGGTTGAGTGTCCTGAAATACCTCCTCTGAAAAATAATAGAGTTAGAGAGAAAAAAGGCAAACATTGAAAAAGGGTATTTTCATTCTTTTCATTCTCATTTGTGATGAAAGTAAAGTATTTCCATATTAAGTACTTATTCTAAATATCAAATTGATAAACAAAATCATCAAACCTTGAGTGGCTGCAGGTGCAAAGACCTTGTTGAATTTGAAAAGACGGTGACTATCTTTCCCTTGTTTGGAGGGATTAGTAACAACCAGTTCCCCATTCTCACCAATGTACTCAATGGTTGTCAATTTTTGGCTTTGGCCCGGAAGGAATGGCCTTATTCGACTATAAACTCTAATGTTACCTATCATAAATGACATTATGTTAGGAAAAAACACTGTGTTAAACTTAAACAACTAAGTTCTTAATATTCCATTTAACTAACCTTTCAAATCTTGAACTTCATTATACAACTTCCTATTTTCATCAAGCACTGTGTGGTAATTCTGAGCAGCATCAACCAGTCCCTTAAGATTGAACCCTGTTAATCAAGAAAACATCCACAAAGATTAGATGCCAAGACCAAGAATAAGATCAAATGTAATCATAGCATTTAGCTCTTCTTCTTACCAAAGTGGTTAAGTTCTTCGACGTAAACCTCCTTGGTCCTCATCACCTCCTGCCTTATAGACTCAGATGCTATCCTCAATTCCTGAGTTATTAGAGAATGTCATATTCCTGATAACTCAGAATGAACTTGTAAGATTAAATTCAAATGCAAACCTGCAGAGATCCAAAATGAGAGTCTATGAAGTGTTTGTAGCCAAGTTCTCTTCTTTTCAGGCTCACCAACTTGGATTCTGAAAATGCCTCAAGTTCTTGCACTTTCTTTGTTGATTCATTCAGCAGACCCTGAAGTTCCAGTATCTTGATCTCTGACTCGGCCCGAGTTTGCTCCGCGTGCGCTTTCAATTGTAAATGATCCTTCTCATGTGCATGTTTGGATGATTCAAGCTCAGCTATCAATGAGGATATTTGCATCTCACAATGATCCTTATCTTTCATTAACCTGATTAAATCTTGCTCTTGAAGTTTTTCCTTCTCTTCAATTTTGGCCTTCTCAATCTGTAAAAGGGAAGTTAGTTGGACTATATGTCCAGTAAAATAGAAACACATAACAAGAAACCATATAAGCAACATTGTTACATTGTCAATTCAACAGGTTGCTATAATAGGCATGCTAATCAACATCACAGCAAAATAAACAAGTGAAAAGAAGCAGAGAAAGATCTATCATATATCACAATGCGCCCACGAATTAATCCCAAAAAGAATGACTAAAGTTTGAGCCTCTAAGTCTGAGCTAATCTTTGGGGTTATTCATCAAGTGTTCATTAAAATCGTTATATCTACAAACTAATATagaaaagggcagcccggtgcactaagctcccgctatgtgcggggtcctgggaagggccggaccacaagggtctattgtacgcagccttaccctgcatttctgcaagaggctgtttccacggcttgatggtcacatggcagcaactttaccagttacgccaaggctccccttcctgGTAAATAGTAGTCACGCATTCTAAAATCAAAATTAATACAAATTGTTAACAAGAATCATAGTCAAATTGTTTGACTCTCCATTATAACCTAGTCACGTTAAAGGCAGAGGAGTACTAAATACAACATTATTCGCAACTGCTACAGTATGCAAGCTAATTGAAGACATACATATATTAAACACGCTGAGAAATTTTCTTAACCTCAAACCAATAAAAAAAAGTACACGGGTACTGATAAATACTATAGCAATGCTAACAGTAATGATTAGAAAAGCCAGCAACAGGTAGCATGATTAGCTCAACTAGGTGTTCTATAATTTGATCCTGCAGAAAATTGATTCCAGAATCTTGTCAAATCAATGGACAAATATTAATATGACAAAGGACTATCTGAAACAGTAGTGAAACCCTCTAAGTGATCAAAAGAAAAGAGAATCAAGAGAACTTTGGCAAATTGAACGCAGTTCATCTAGTCTAAAACTTGCATCATCAGagaatatcaaaataaaaaataaaaaagtaatttATTTTGGATTTGAGAGTATTAACATGACTTTAATGGAATCCTTATATATTCTCAACTACTCCCTCCTTTCCGTTCTTTGTGACGGTGTTTGACTGGGCGCAGAATTTAAGATAGAAAGGAAGACTATTGGAACTTCTGGTCTTAACATATCATGACACTTTTATCGTTATAGAAACATGTCATTAAGGgtaaatgaaaagtttaaaaataAATTGTTTTATAACATAGAAAGGTGTCGTCCATTTTAGATCAAATTATTAGATCAAATTAGAAAGGAAAAAATGCCAAACAAAATGGAACAAAAGGGAGTATTAGATTAAGGATTAGCAATTGTATGCATGTGTATAATGGCCTGACCCTCTACCCTTTTCCTTGTATTAACACACACTTGTTCAGAACCTGACCTAGAAGGTCCTTAATATTTATGGAATATCAATAATGCCTCAACGATTATGGCACTTCGTAGTGTTTCGCAATGAAAACTTTTGACATTCACATATAAATACTTTTTGGATCTGCGAGTATTAACTAAGGAAGAAGGGGAAATTGATAAATATTGAAGACACATTAACCTTAAAACAGGCATATCCAAATTCCCAACTCAAAGGGAGCTATGAAGGACTACAGTACTAACACGTAACTGCGGTAGTTTTCAGTCCCAAAGCAATACAGGAGAATAAGACATTGTCAAAACCCCAAAAAGCTCTCCATATTACCAGTGGCAATTTGGAAACACAACAGTAGACTTAGACACTTAGCACGAAATAGACACAGAGTACATATTTAGTAAGAACATTCAATATATTCAGCATCGAAACATCATAAAATAAACAAGAGAACATGCTCTGTCAAGTCAAAAATTAGTAACTTCTTGATAAATTTAATGTATGCACCTTTATCTGTTGAAGCTTCTTCATAACAACCTGGAGGATTGAATGAAACGTGAAGTTCAAGAAAAGAATAGATAGAACAAAATAGAAGAAAGAAACTAATTCTGTATCAATACTGATACTTATAGTACCTCATGTTCCTCAGTGGTCCCCACAGCAAGGGTTTCAAGTGCTTTAATTCTTGATTGATATCTCTCCTCACGAGACTTGTACAAACCATTTTGCTGTAATACCACAAGAGATCCACAGCTCTTAAGTCCTTTGAATGAAGTTCATAAACCAGTACTGATAATTGGAACATTTGTACCTTTCGCAAATTATCAGCTTGTTTTGAAACTCGTTCTTCAATCTCTTGTACAACTAACTTCACCAGGGAGGCCACACACTTAAAAAGTAGTAAAAAGATATCGGTAAGTAAATTAAGTATCAAATAGAATCCAGCAAAGAGAAATTTGTTCATTTTTCTGTCACCCTGTTCAGTTCATCTGTCGTACCTGAGGTATATCGCCATTCTTTCTCTCAATGCTGTCATCCAAAATATTATTCACAACACTGAAAAGCGAATGAGTGGAGGCACTCTGAAGATAAAAGTCAGTTCAACAAACGAAATCAGAAGTAGGCATAAACACTATAAAAGAAGGTGATCAGTCAACGCCAAGTGAAGAGCCATTCCAGCTTTACCTCTAAGCTGTTTAGTTTCATCAGCTCTGAGATCTTAGCAGCTGGAATATCAGCAAAACCATGCTTTGATTGGATCCCATCAGGCAATTTACTCCCAGCAAGATTGTCTGAAATTTAAAGCTCAAAGAAAGACAAGTAAATCTACAGTGGAAAAGATTACAACCAATGACAAATCGCTTAAGATATACATAAAATTCAAGATAAGAATTTTTCTGATACACCATTTTCTGCGAAGTTCCACACGTAAACGTGTTGTTTGAAGATAGTTGGATGTGGTGAAGAGCCAGAGTACTACGCGCTGGAGGTTAAGAATGCCGGGGTAAAGGTAATGGATCTTAGTCTGGTTGTGATGAAAGTTCTTTAATTTGTAAAGTGCAGTAGTAAGTGATGGAGTCGACAAAGGTGTAACAGGAGAAAACAATAATGAATAATGAAAAGATAAATGAAGGTGAAACTGTCTGATGCAAGGAACTAAAGAATTCAGAAATTCCAAAATAGACCTCAAATTTCCCTCCATGATAACTGTGCGATGAATTAACAGACACCAGCTACCAAGTTGGGAAAAGGGCTCAAATAAACATGGATGGGAAAACTAGACCAAATTTGAGATCCTTAAGTGAGGGCTGCTCTGGTGTAAAAACTATTACAGCTTGTTTTACATTTTCAGTGTTCAGCCAACTAACAAAAAGATAACCAgggaaggaaaagaaaaagaaaaacggaAACCGAAGAGCAGAAGCAGCATTATAAGTATTCTGGAACTAAGCTTCAGTTTCGCTCAATGGTCAAATTCTATATTACATTGTTAAAACAGAGCAAAGCACTTTGCCAATAGTTGGATAATATAGGAAAAGGAATGAGAATTAAAAATGAGATACTGAAAGATATGGAATGATTTACCTTCTGCAGCCACTCTGAAAATTTCAACTCTATCAGACACGTCGCAGTTAAGAATTTCATTTAAACTGGCTGAGTCTCCATTTTCAGTTGCAGCTTCTGGATTCATGATAAACTTGATATATGTTTTGCCAGGATTACTACGGAGAGCACTACTAGTAAAGAAAACAAGAATCAGCACACGAAATATACTAGCTCATGACTACATTGACGGCTACTCTCAACTATAATGAGATTAGACAAGTGTTAATTAGCCAAATACGATAACGCATGAACATAAACACCATAAGTTTTTTACATTTGTTGATACTGACATAACCAAATAATGATTTGCGCAGAAAACTGTGTAATTGTACATATATTGTTCTATTAGAACAGATGCCTTTATTCAAATGTCCAACATTTTCATCTAAACAGGAAAATGTATTGTGTTAGATTAAGAACTATTTTGTAAGAGATTACCATTGCCATCTTAGAACTATTTTTTTATTAGAAGAAAAGGTTAATGTGGATTAAACCCCACTTAAAACCTATTATAGAACATGTTTAGTTTTtgaaataaaatgcatgtccaaacacaacatcaacttccaaaattatttttcaacacaacttcaaaaactctttttggaacaacaacaacaacaacccaatagaatctcactagtggggtctggggagggtagagtgtacgcaaaacttacccctaccccgaagggaTAGAGAGGAAACGCTATGTCCAAACTCTTTTTGGaagtttcaaccaaatctatgtccaaacacTAGCTAGATTTATCCTAGTGTGAAAGAGGTAACAACAACATGTTCCACGTGTTAAATTCAACATTTCAGTATGCATATAGTATGTAAAGCTCATTTTATCCTATTTGATTTCTCTTGTAAAAGATAACACAAGTGGGGGGAAAAGACAactttaaacagaaaatcaacaGCTATTCCGAATACAAGCAGATCAAGAGCTTCCAACATTACAAACATGAAAAGTGTAGAATGGGAAAGGAGAATGACCAACTACTACTAATATGACTCAACTCCAAATTTGTGTTTTTTTTACAAACAAAGAGAATATTACTGAGCTGTGTTTTATAACCAAAAGACACTAAGCTAAAACGTGTAGCTCCATACTAACAGGTAACAGCCTAAGCAAGATTTAACTAAAACAAGGAAGATTTTTGTTTAAAGAACAAAACTTTGGTACTCCTAATCAAGAAACCTcactcacacacacacactgcACAATAATGctgaaacaaaaaaaaacaaaaaaaaaagttccACCCAGTTTTCTATTTTCTCCATTTATGAAAAATTTCAAGTGCAAGAATCAGTCAAATTGTGAAAAAGGAAGAAACTTTAATAACTTCATAGCCCAAAAGCAacaaaaatttttaaaaaaaaacatatgGGTCTACAACCAAAAACTAGACATTTTGCACAAACCCTACAtgaaaaaaaaactttaaaaaataaaaaaatctaaaaatgggAAATATACAAAGATTGAGAATGTGAGTAAGATACTAACCAGAATGAGCTGAAATTAAGGAGATCTTGATAATTTGAAGCTTAATAAGCGATTGGATCGAGGAAAGTTTGAATCTTTTAGGTGCGCTTTGTAAAAATACAGATTGAATCTGTGAAATTTGAAGGTCTTTTTATGGCTTTTGTTTGTTCTTGAAATACCGGTTTTTTTAGAAGCAAagcgacgatgatgatgatggcattGCAGAAGAGGGCCCCTATTTCTTAGGAATTCTTTTGGTTTAGTCTTTAAATTGGAGACTTCAGGTTTTAGTTTACTATTTTTAGAATTTTCAGAAAATtaagcaaaaacaaaaaaataatgcttaatattttaaactaaaaatggacttttactTTTCTTCTCTTTACGTTTCACTATTTTATCTTCGTGTTTTTCTTTTGATGATACATATTCaggcaaaaattaaaaatatgcTAACTTATaagtgataattaaaaaataattataattttaaaagtaatcaaaatttagtcaTTTTATTACATAAAGATACAATTTGAACAAAAACACCCTTAAAATCCGACGTAAAAATGCAGCGCGTATACATACTTGCTTGGCCAAATAGATAAACAACTCAATGAACTTGgctccatttttcattttggcattctatctcaaccttgttccattttggcccttcaactctatttcttatgtttcattttGGCACGCTATCTCAACCTTGTTCAATTACGGGTTCGAAAGTTTGCAgtttcgaaagtttagcggttcggAAGTTTATAAAATTTGTGGGTATTTCGGGATATGCATGCACACACGTttcacaaaatataaaatttagttcaaaatatatattttttattttttaatttttacgaaactgaccaactttggtcgttttTATTTTTGCGCAAAAATACAGGAAACTCTTTTAGTGTCccgcaatttttttttaaaaaaaaaacgacTGAAATCGGTCAGTTTTCATATAAACAGTAAACGGGGAAGGAAATAATGAAGATGAAATATGGGGGGGAAGGAAGTTGTGGGATTTAAAATGGGGCCAACAGTTATTTTATTACTGTTGGAGAAGAAAATTTACCACAAACAATCTGCCTCGTGCACCTATCATGTGAGTCAATTCACACTATGTGACTAGTCAGCTTTCGtgttaaaataaaacataagaaaTAGAGTTGGAGGGCCAAAAATGGAACAAGGTTGAGATAGAGTGCCAGAATGAAAAATAGAGTCAAGTTCAATGGGCTGTATATGTATTTGGCCTTTATGTTATTACCGTTGGAGAAGGAAATTTGCCCAAAAAAATCTCTCTCGCCCGCGGCAACTAAATTGAAACATAAAAAATTGGGTTTGAGGGCCAAAATGAAATAAGATTGAGTTGCAGTTCCAAAATAGAAAATTGGGCCAAGTTTAATGGATTGTCCATGTATgtgacctttttttttttctcataATAACAAATTTTGACTCTTTTATGTTTTCCGTAATGACCTCTTTTCCTTCATGTGTTTCAGTAATAATTGTAGGTTATGAGCTTAATGAATTGACAAATTCTTCTACCTTATATTTACTTTCGTTGCTATGAAGTTGAATGTATTCAACTCTTATAATAATTTCAATTCAGCTAAATTACTTGAACCACTTTATAAATAAGTCTCATCTTTATGTATAATTTTATTTGCTCCATATAAAAATTTATTGGCATGTCTTATCAATGCTTGATTTTTTGATCATTCAATCTCccatattatattattttaaaaacttaTACAATTAAAGGAAAAAAATACAAGTAAAATGACGAGTTACGCACATTTGATGTTCATTGATAAAAAGGCTTTTTATCAAAATAGAAAATTTTAATCTTATAAGCTTTTTGCTTCGAATTAtcctttattttctttgttatgctGAAAGTACAAACTCATAAACAATGAATCATAAATAACGTGTAAACTTGTACACTAActgtaaaaattaaaataattattaattttaaacaaaatatttaaaaagtttATATCTAAAATTAATACATCAAAATGGCATAATCGAGTGCATATTTTTGAGTTTGCATTTAGTGATCTTCTAATCACTGCTCCTTAATTTTCTCTTCTGTATGTAACATATGTTCAGTGTTCACTGTGTGAAAGTgcaaccaaaaataaataaataaataaataattagcgGAATTATCTATTTCCAGTTTGCATAATTCTTATATTTTCTTTATTAGCTTTCCTTTTCAAAAGTTCAAATTCGATATTACGTGTGGCCCACAATTATGTTTTGGAATGGTATTCCCGCCTTATATTATTTCTTAATATTATACTTTTGTTTTGACATTTTTAGAGTATATTACACGTGGCAATAACACTTTAAGGTGGGGTCCATCCCCTTGGATCCGGAAAGTATTTCAGTATTTGTTGCGGTCACGATCATCAAACGTGCATACCTTATGGGCTTACAATATTTGCcaccttttctttttttcttttttctttttcattttttggttTTGTTCTATTCCATCTACCAAAGCAAAGAATCTCTCCAATGACTATGCCTTTTTTGGGGGAGAAAAAGATATGCATTTTTTTAACAATAAATTAGTATTACTGATTCAGAGTTGAACAGTCTTTGCCTTAAAATATGTTAACTATGAAAAATTCATAAAGTTTTTAGATCTATAAATTAAGTGTTACATAAATTATCCTCAAATTTTTATTTCGTCTATTAGAAATGTGTACTCTCTATTCCCCTTTAGATAACATTATTAACTTTCAATTATTCAACTTATTTTTTCTTTGACTATCATTTTAGA
The DNA window shown above is from Nicotiana tomentosiformis chromosome 8, ASM39032v3, whole genome shotgun sequence and carries:
- the LOC104089325 gene encoding kinesin-like protein KIN-14J: MNPEAATENGDSASLNEILNCDVSDRVEIFRVAAEDNLAGSKLPDGIQSKHGFADIPAAKISELMKLNSLESASTHSLFSVVNNILDDSIERKNGDIPQCVASLVKLVVQEIEERVSKQADNLRKQNGLYKSREERYQSRIKALETLAVGTTEEHEVVMKKLQQIKIEKAKIEEKEKLQEQDLIRLMKDKDHCEMQISSLIAELESSKHAHEKDHLQLKAHAEQTRAESEIKILELQGLLNESTKKVQELEAFSESKLVSLKRRELGYKHFIDSHFGSLQELRIASESIRQEVMRTKEVYVEELNHFGFNLKGLVDAAQNYHTVLDENRKLYNEVQDLKGNIRVYSRIRPFLPGQSQKLTTIEYIGENGELVVTNPSKQGKDSHRLFKFNKVFAPAATQEEVFQDTQPLIRSVLDGFNVCIFAYGQTGSGKTYTMSGPSMSSVEDWGVNYRALNDLFNISQSRKSSIAYEIGVQMVEIYNEQVRDLLCSDTSQKRLGIWSTTQPNGLAVPDASMHPVKSTADVLELMNTGLMNRAVGATALNERSSRSHSILTVHVRGMDLETNAILRGCLHLVDLAGSERVDRSEATGDRLREAQHINKSLSALGDVIFALAQKSSHVPYRNSKLTQVLQSSLGGQAKTLMFVQLNPDVESYSETISTLKFAERVSGVELGAARNNKEGRGIKELMDQVANLKNTMAKKDEEIGRLRALKTNGNGERRSVSSTRHGSASPRRHSLGGPRASQIFSGERSSRPTQKAASDVDNSSEYSDRQSDTGSQQSMDDFRHHRDFFRQSRLAVVDAGLNLGEETDSRATVRGECQNPNEDVVLIGFDDADSEERLSDISDGVLSMGTETDGSINSIVEYTLFPETAKPPSETPEKPPVPAKLPRPTQKKVQTGSSRLSSLHKSTPKVPSSKKSTASNTSTVKSSKRWQ